The genomic window AAATTGCGACGATAGCAGGACGTTATTATGCTATGGATCGAGATAAAAGATGGGAAAGAACGCAATTGGCTTATGAAGCAATGGTTTTAGCAAAGGGAGAATATGCTTCTTCTTCTGAACAAGCGATACAACAAGCTTATCATGATAATACTACGGATGAGTTTGTTTTACCCACTATTATACAAAATCAACAGGGACCAATTGCTACCATAAAAGAAAAAGATTCTGTGATATTTTTTAATTTTCGTCCCGATCGTGCAAGGCAAATTACAAGAGCATTAGTAGATAAAGATTTTGAAGGTTTTCAAAGAGAAAAAGGGTATTTTCCACTTACTTTTGTGACCATGACTCAATATGATAAAACTATTGAAAATGTAGATATAGCGTATTTACCTCAAAAAATAGACAACACTCTTGGAGAATATATCAGCCAAGAAGGAATGCAACAGCTTAGAATTGCAGAAACAGAAAAATATGCTCATGTTACCTACTTTTTTAATGGGGGAGTAGAAAAGCAATTAAAAGGAGAGGATCGTGTATTAGTACCTTCTCCTAAAGTAGCTACTTATGATTTGCAACCAGAAATGAGTGCTTATCAAGTAACAGATAAAGTATTAAAAGCAGTGGATTCAGAAAAATATGATTTTATGGTACTAAATTATGCAAATGCAGATATGGTAGGGCATACAGGAGTATTTGAAGCAGCTGTAAAAGCAATAGAAACAGTAGATGATTGTGTTGGGAAAGTAGTAGAAGCTATATTGAGAAATGGTGGAAAGATTATTGTTACAGCTGATCATGGGAATGCAGAGCAAATGTTAGATTATCATACAAAAAAACCTCATACTGCACATACTTCTAATTTAGTTCCATGTATTGTAGCAGGGGCAGGAGATCTTAATTTAAAAGAAGGAAAATTAGCAGATATTGCTCCTACTCTTTTAGATTTGATGAATTTAGAGAAACCGGAAGAAATGACCGGGGAATCTATTATTCTATAATTTTAATTTATTATTTATTATTTCTAGAAAAAGATATCAAATATAGAAAGGAGATAAAAAATGACAATTATTACTGATGTCTATGCAAGAGAAATTTTAGATTCAAGAGGAAATCCTACTGTAGAGGTAGAAGTAGAATTAGAAAGTGGAGTTATAGGAAGAGCTTCCGTTCCATCAGGAGCATCTACAGGTGCTTTTGAAGCTGTGGAATTAAGAGATGAGGATAAAAATAGATATTTAGGAAAGGGAGTTACCAAAGCAGTAGAGAATGTAAATACCATAATAGCTCCTGAAATTATTGGATGGGATGCTCTAGATCAAGTAGGAATTGATAAGTTTATGATTGAATTAGATGGCACTGCTAATAAAGGAAAATTAGGAGCTAATGCAATACTAGGAGTTTCTTTGGCAGTGGCTAGGGCAGCAGCTGAAGCACTAGGAATTTCCCTATATCAATATTTGGGAGGAGTAAATGCTAAGACTTTACCAGTACCTATGATGAATATTTTAAATGGTGGAAAGCATGCAGATAATAATGTAGATATTCAAGAATTTATGGTTATGCCTGTCGGAGCAGAAAGTTTTAAAGAAGCATTACAAATGTGTGCTGAGATTTTTCATAATCTTAAAAAGGTATTAAAAGGCAAAGGCTTGAATACTGCGGTAGGAGATGAAGGTGGATTTGCACCAAATTTAAGATCCAATGAAGAAGCTATTGAAGTTATCATTGAAGCAATTAAACAAGCAGG from Garciella nitratireducens DSM 15102 includes these protein-coding regions:
- the gpmI gene encoding 2,3-bisphosphoglycerate-independent phosphoglycerate mutase, whose translation is MPKGITALIILDGLGYSTKQKGNAVKEAKTENLKKLWEKYPHTFLQASGLAVGLPEGQMGNSEVGHLNLGAGRIVYQELTRITKSIQDGSFFENPAFLKAIENVKKNNSALHLLGLVSDGGVHSHNTHLYALLELAKKEGIHNVYIHCFLDGRDTPPKSAEGYLSQLEKEIKKIGVGKIATIAGRYYAMDRDKRWERTQLAYEAMVLAKGEYASSSEQAIQQAYHDNTTDEFVLPTIIQNQQGPIATIKEKDSVIFFNFRPDRARQITRALVDKDFEGFQREKGYFPLTFVTMTQYDKTIENVDIAYLPQKIDNTLGEYISQEGMQQLRIAETEKYAHVTYFFNGGVEKQLKGEDRVLVPSPKVATYDLQPEMSAYQVTDKVLKAVDSEKYDFMVLNYANADMVGHTGVFEAAVKAIETVDDCVGKVVEAILRNGGKIIVTADHGNAEQMLDYHTKKPHTAHTSNLVPCIVAGAGDLNLKEGKLADIAPTLLDLMNLEKPEEMTGESIIL
- the eno gene encoding phosphopyruvate hydratase; its protein translation is MTIITDVYAREILDSRGNPTVEVEVELESGVIGRASVPSGASTGAFEAVELRDEDKNRYLGKGVTKAVENVNTIIAPEIIGWDALDQVGIDKFMIELDGTANKGKLGANAILGVSLAVARAAAEALGISLYQYLGGVNAKTLPVPMMNILNGGKHADNNVDIQEFMVMPVGAESFKEALQMCAEIFHNLKKVLKGKGLNTAVGDEGGFAPNLRSNEEAIEVIIEAIKQAGYQPGKEVFIAMDVAATELYKEDGKYHLEGEGIEKTAEEMVEFYEGLLEKYPIISIEDGLSEEDWDGWKFLTDRLGNKVQLVGDDLFVTNTERLSNGIEKGVANSILIKVNQIGTLTETLDAIKMAERAGYTAVISHRSGETEDTTIADLVVAVNAGQIKTGAPSRTDRVAKYNQLLRIEEELGDIAEYKGIQSFYNLKK